One segment of Shewanella piezotolerans WP3 DNA contains the following:
- the ubiA gene encoding 4-hydroxybenzoate octaprenyltransferase codes for MNLRDKLDVYLRLSRMDRPIGTLLLMWPCLMALWFAAGGMPDIKVLVIFVIGVVVMRACGCVINDYADRNLDAHVERTQSRPLASGEISSKEALIVFLVMALFAFCLVLLLNPLVVKLSVVGIILTIIYPFTKRYTNMPQMFLGTVWSWSIPMAYAAQTGTVPAEAWWLFAANWCWTVAYDTMYAMVDRDDDLKVGIKSTAILFGKYDRQIIAAFQFAALACFIIAGLIAERGVIYGGGILAFIGFALYQQKLIFGRERAPCFKAFLNNNWAGMALFIALGLDYLVF; via the coding sequence ATGAATTTAAGGGATAAATTGGATGTCTATCTGCGACTAAGTCGTATGGACCGTCCTATTGGCACCTTGCTGCTAATGTGGCCTTGTTTAATGGCATTATGGTTTGCTGCTGGTGGGATGCCAGATATTAAGGTGCTGGTTATTTTTGTCATTGGCGTGGTAGTGATGCGTGCTTGTGGCTGTGTGATTAATGACTACGCTGACCGCAATCTTGATGCACATGTTGAACGCACTCAGTCTCGCCCATTAGCCAGTGGTGAAATCAGCAGCAAAGAAGCGCTAATTGTTTTTTTGGTTATGGCGCTGTTCGCCTTTTGCTTGGTGTTGTTACTCAACCCGCTAGTGGTCAAGCTATCAGTAGTTGGTATCATTCTTACTATCATCTATCCGTTTACCAAGCGCTATACCAATATGCCGCAGATGTTCCTTGGCACGGTTTGGAGCTGGTCGATTCCAATGGCCTATGCAGCACAAACTGGTACGGTTCCGGCTGAAGCTTGGTGGCTGTTTGCTGCGAACTGGTGTTGGACGGTTGCTTACGACACCATGTATGCCATGGTTGATCGTGATGATGACCTCAAAGTAGGCATTAAATCGACGGCTATTTTATTTGGTAAATATGACCGACAGATCATTGCAGCCTTTCAGTTCGCCGCCCTCGCATGCTTTATTATTGCAGGGTTAATTGCTGAACGTGGAGTGATTTATGGCGGCGGTATTCTTGCTTTTATCGGCTTCGCCCTATACCAGCAAAAACTGATTTTTGGTCGCGAAAGAGCGCCTTGCTTTAAGGCATTTTTGAATAATAACTGGGCCGGCATGGCACTGTTTATAGCGCTTGGATTAGATTATTTAGTTTTTTAA
- a CDS encoding alpha/beta hydrolase: protein MLKLLSRSGSLLALISLLMLSALTSANADDNPPFTIPRTQTVALQDSDRSYELYIKLPKGYSAERNKAKRYPVIYITDAMYAFQIVSGATRFPMNSNKMQQAILVGISWQHGLRSDKSRVRDFTPSIDNSWKKQTGGADRHIAFLQQEILPYMQQHFRTEPKQRTFVGNSLGGLLGGYILLKKPELFRNYVLGSPSFWWHKQMIFELMKQQKKTLSNIKANVFIGIGSLEHNRDGGFSNFDMVANAQQFKAALDSINSQKNTTKGINSKLQVIDEASHETAFPTSAIQGLYWLFNFSNGVSEKVI, encoded by the coding sequence TTGCTTAAGTTACTCTCCCGCTCAGGTTCTTTATTGGCTCTCATTAGTTTGCTAATGCTATCCGCATTAACAAGCGCCAACGCTGACGATAATCCCCCGTTCACTATTCCTCGAACCCAAACCGTGGCGCTGCAAGATAGCGATAGAAGCTATGAGCTCTATATTAAGCTACCTAAAGGCTATAGCGCAGAGCGCAACAAGGCTAAACGTTACCCGGTTATTTACATCACCGACGCTATGTATGCTTTTCAGATTGTCTCAGGTGCGACTCGCTTTCCAATGAACTCGAATAAAATGCAGCAGGCGATATTAGTTGGGATCTCATGGCAACATGGCCTTCGAAGCGACAAGAGCCGAGTGCGAGATTTTACCCCAAGCATTGATAACAGTTGGAAAAAACAGACCGGTGGTGCTGATAGGCACATTGCCTTTCTACAGCAAGAAATATTGCCCTATATGCAACAGCATTTCAGAACCGAGCCTAAACAACGCACTTTTGTTGGCAACTCTTTAGGGGGGCTGTTAGGCGGTTATATTCTTCTTAAAAAGCCTGAGTTGTTTCGTAACTATGTGCTCGGCAGCCCATCCTTTTGGTGGCATAAACAGATGATATTTGAGCTAATGAAGCAGCAAAAAAAGACCTTGAGTAATATAAAAGCCAACGTATTTATTGGTATAGGTTCGCTAGAACATAATCGCGATGGCGGCTTTTCAAACTTTGATATGGTCGCTAATGCGCAGCAATTTAAAGCAGCGCTCGACAGCATTAATAGCCAAAAAAATACGACGAAAGGCATTAATAGCAAATTACAGGTTATCGACGAGGCCAGCCATGAAACGGCTTTTCCGACGAGTGCCATACAGGGGCTTTATTGGTTGTTTAACTTTAGCAATGGCGTCAGTGAAAAGGTTATTTAG